Proteins co-encoded in one Campylobacter ornithocola genomic window:
- a CDS encoding cytochrome-c peroxidase translates to MKFFIILICSFFPLLALEMITPIPDNIPYNKEKALLGKKLYMDTSLSKDKKISCNTCHDITKFGVDNKTFSTGVNGILDEPFHTSTNFNAVFNLSQFWRGNARDLQEQAKHPIINPKEMGLKDGDEAVEIIKNNPNYEKEFKKLYGEVTFDNIADALAEFQKTLLTPNSPFDRYLKGDKSAISEQAKRGYDAFLSNGCIACHQGQNIGGNMYQKMGVFVPYDNGTNWQGRYEITKNPNDKFVVKVPSLRNIAKTAPYFHDGSMPTLDACVQFMAYYQLGKFLEQNVVDDIVAFLNSLTGEYHDLLK, encoded by the coding sequence ATGAAATTTTTTATCATTTTAATATGTTCTTTTTTTCCTCTTCTAGCATTAGAAATGATTACTCCTATACCTGATAACATACCTTACAATAAGGAAAAAGCTTTGTTGGGAAAAAAACTTTACATGGATACAAGCTTATCAAAAGATAAAAAAATATCTTGTAACACTTGTCATGATATTACTAAATTTGGAGTAGACAATAAAACTTTTTCTACAGGTGTCAATGGAATACTAGATGAACCATTTCATACATCTACAAATTTTAATGCGGTTTTTAATCTTTCACAATTTTGGAGAGGTAATGCAAGAGATCTACAAGAACAAGCTAAACACCCTATAATTAATCCTAAAGAAATGGGACTAAAAGATGGAGATGAAGCCGTTGAAATAATAAAAAATAATCCTAACTATGAAAAAGAATTCAAAAAGTTATATGGTGAAGTTACTTTTGATAATATAGCTGATGCTTTAGCTGAATTTCAAAAAACGCTGCTTACTCCAAATTCACCTTTTGATCGTTATTTAAAAGGAGATAAAAGCGCCATAAGCGAACAGGCAAAAAGAGGGTATGATGCTTTTTTATCCAATGGTTGTATAGCTTGCCATCAAGGACAAAATATAGGTGGAAATATGTATCAAAAAATGGGAGTTTTTGTACCTTATGACAATGGAACAAATTGGCAAGGACGTTATGAGATAACAAAAAATCCTAATGATAAATTTGTAGTTAAAGTTCCAAGTCTTAGAAATATAGCTAAAACTGCTCCTTATTTTCATGATGGTTCTATGCCAACACTAGATGCTTGTGTACAATTTATGGCCTACTATCAACTTGGAAAATTTTTAGAACAAAATGTAGTAGATGATATAGTTGCATTTTTAAATTCTTTAACAGGGGAATATCATGACTTGCTCAAATAA
- a CDS encoding MFS transporter, translated as MSKTLKRNDYKTLSLSSLGGALEFYDFVIFVFFANYISRNFFPSDLSDFWKLLNTYGAFAAGYLARPLGGIIMAHFGDKLGRKKMFMLSILLMVLPTFSLAFIPTFETIGYFAPIFLLLVRIAQGIAIGGELPGAWVFVKEHAPNGKDSFYVSAINASMAFGILLGCVVALVINHCFDQESIYDYAWRIPFAIGGLFGIISIYLRKFLEETPVFQKMHQENSLEKFPLKALFKEKNIFFDIIASMLLTWMLTACVIILILLMPNFIPEVLALDKTDAILIQMIAIVILSCGTLLAGIWVDKFGFLTTSLIFTIGFSLSCFFYFYFFYAQILHLSIYFYFIASFFGGINALAPILMCKIFKPSIRFSGISFSYNIAYAIAGGFTPQLVFILHSLAIKPENPFTYGIFIYILILSIATLITAIVAYKRLRF; from the coding sequence ATGTCAAAAACTTTAAAAAGAAATGATTATAAAACTCTCTCTTTATCTTCTTTGGGCGGAGCTTTAGAATTTTATGATTTTGTGATTTTTGTTTTTTTTGCTAATTATATTTCAAGAAATTTTTTTCCAAGTGATTTAAGTGATTTTTGGAAACTTTTAAATACATATGGAGCTTTTGCAGCAGGATATTTAGCCAGACCACTTGGCGGTATAATTATGGCACATTTTGGGGATAAATTAGGCCGTAAAAAAATGTTTATGCTAAGTATATTACTTATGGTACTCCCAACTTTTTCTTTGGCTTTTATACCTACTTTTGAAACTATAGGATATTTTGCTCCTATTTTTTTATTACTTGTTAGAATAGCTCAAGGTATAGCTATAGGCGGGGAATTACCTGGTGCTTGGGTGTTTGTAAAAGAACACGCACCTAATGGAAAAGATAGTTTTTACGTTAGTGCTATTAATGCTTCTATGGCTTTTGGAATTCTTTTAGGATGTGTTGTTGCGCTAGTAATTAATCATTGCTTTGATCAAGAATCAATTTATGATTATGCTTGGCGTATTCCATTTGCTATAGGTGGTCTTTTTGGTATTATTTCTATATACCTTAGAAAATTTCTAGAAGAAACACCTGTTTTTCAAAAAATGCATCAAGAAAATAGTTTAGAAAAATTTCCTTTAAAAGCACTTTTTAAAGAAAAAAATATTTTTTTCGATATCATCGCTTCTATGCTTTTAACATGGATGCTTACGGCTTGTGTAATCATACTTATTTTACTTATGCCAAATTTTATACCTGAAGTTTTAGCTCTTGACAAAACCGATGCTATTTTAATACAGATGATCGCAATAGTAATTTTATCCTGTGGAACATTGCTTGCTGGAATCTGGGTAGATAAATTTGGTTTTTTAACCACTAGTTTAATTTTTACAATAGGGTTTAGCTTATCTTGCTTTTTTTATTTTTATTTTTTCTATGCACAAATTTTGCATTTGAGTATATATTTTTATTTTATTGCAAGTTTTTTTGGTGGTATTAATGCTCTAGCACCTATTCTAATGTGTAAAATTTTTAAGCCAAGCATTCGCTTTAGTGGAATTTCTTTTTCTTATAATATAGCTTATGCTATAGCAGGTGGCTTTACTCCTCAACTTGTGTTCATTTTGCACTCTTTAGCTATAAAACCTGAAAATCCTTTTACATATGGAATATTTATTTATATTTTAATTTTATCTATAGCAACGCTTATAACAGCTATTGTTGCTTATAAGAGATTAAGATTTTAG
- the infA gene encoding translation initiation factor IF-1 yields MSKDDIIEIDGNVIEALPNATFKVELDNKHVILCHIAGKMRMHYIRIMPGDRVKVELTPYSLDKGRITFRYK; encoded by the coding sequence TTGTCAAAAGATGATATTATCGAAATTGATGGTAATGTAATCGAAGCTTTACCTAACGCAACTTTTAAAGTTGAATTAGACAATAAGCACGTGATACTTTGCCATATTGCAGGTAAAATGCGTATGCATTATATTAGAATTATGCCTGGCGATAGAGTTAAAGTAGAACTAACACCTTATAGTCTTGATAAGGGTCGTATCACATTTAGATACAAATAA
- the rpmJ gene encoding 50S ribosomal protein L36 produces MKVRPSVKKMCDKCKVVRRKGVVRIICENPKHKQRQG; encoded by the coding sequence ATGAAAGTTAGACCATCTGTTAAAAAGATGTGTGACAAATGCAAAGTAGTTCGTCGTAAAGGCGTAGTTCGCATTATTTGCGAAAATCCAAAACACAAACAAAGACAAGGATAA
- the rpsM gene encoding 30S ribosomal protein S13, with amino-acid sequence MARIAGVDLPKKKRIEYGLTYIYGIGLHTSRKILDKTGISYDKRVHELSEDEAAAIRKEIQENYMVEGDLRKQVAMDIKALMDLGSFRGLRHRKGLPVRGQKTKTNARTRKGKRKTVGAKS; translated from the coding sequence ATGGCTCGTATTGCAGGTGTGGATTTACCAAAGAAAAAAAGAATCGAGTATGGCTTGACTTATATTTATGGTATAGGTTTGCATACTTCAAGAAAAATCTTAGATAAAACTGGAATTTCTTATGATAAAAGAGTTCATGAGTTAAGCGAGGATGAAGCAGCAGCTATCCGTAAAGAAATTCAAGAAAACTACATGGTTGAGGGTGATCTTAGAAAACAAGTTGCTATGGATATCAAAGCATTAATGGATCTAGGAAGCTTTAGAGGCTTAAGACATAGAAAAGGCTTACCAGTTCGTGGTCAAAAAACTAAAACAAATGCCAGAACTAGAAAAGGTAAGAGAAAAACCGTTGGTGCAAAATCATAA
- the rpsK gene encoding 30S ribosomal protein S11, whose translation MAKRKVVKKKVVKKNIAKGIVYISATFNNTMVTVTDEMGNAIAWSSAGGLGFKGSKKSTPYAAQQAVEDALNKAKEHGIKEVGIKVQGPGSGRETAVKSVGAMEGIKVTFLKDITPLAHNGCRPPKRRRV comes from the coding sequence ATGGCAAAAAGAAAAGTAGTTAAGAAAAAAGTAGTTAAGAAAAATATAGCTAAAGGTATAGTTTATATCAGTGCAACATTTAATAATACTATGGTTACTGTAACTGATGAAATGGGAAATGCTATTGCGTGGAGTAGTGCAGGTGGCTTGGGATTTAAAGGCTCTAAAAAATCAACTCCTTATGCAGCACAACAAGCAGTAGAAGATGCTTTAAATAAAGCAAAAGAACACGGTATTAAAGAAGTAGGTATCAAAGTACAAGGACCAGGAAGTGGTCGTGAGACAGCGGTTAAGAGTGTAGGTGCTATGGAAGGTATCAAAGTAACTTTCTTAAAAGATATTACCCCATTAGCTCATAATGGTTGTAGACCACCAAAACGTCGTCGTGTCTAA
- the rpsD gene encoding 30S ribosomal protein S4, translated as MARYRGPVEKLERRLGVSLAMKGERRLAGKSALDKRPYAPGQHGQRKAKISEYGLQLREKQKAKFMYGVSEKQFRRLFSEAARKDGNTGALLIQLLEQRLDNVVYRMGFATTRRFARQLVTHGHILVNGKRVDIPSYRVEAGQKIEVIEKSKNNPQISRAIELTAQTGIVAWVDVEKDKRFGIFTRKPEREEVIIPVEERYIVELYSK; from the coding sequence ATGGCAAGATATAGAGGACCAGTAGAGAAATTAGAAAGACGACTTGGCGTAAGCTTGGCAATGAAAGGTGAAAGAAGATTAGCAGGTAAAAGTGCTTTAGATAAACGCCCTTACGCACCAGGTCAGCATGGACAAAGAAAAGCAAAAATAAGTGAATATGGACTCCAATTAAGAGAAAAACAAAAAGCTAAATTTATGTATGGAGTTAGTGAAAAACAATTTAGAAGATTATTTAGCGAAGCTGCTAGAAAAGATGGTAATACCGGTGCACTTTTAATCCAACTTTTGGAGCAAAGATTAGATAATGTTGTTTATAGAATGGGTTTTGCTACAACACGTCGTTTTGCTAGACAGCTTGTAACTCATGGACATATTTTAGTAAATGGTAAAAGAGTGGATATTCCTAGTTATAGAGTAGAAGCAGGTCAAAAAATAGAAGTGATTGAAAAAAGTAAAAACAATCCTCAAATTTCAAGAGCGATTGAACTTACTGCTCAAACTGGTATAGTTGCTTGGGTTGATGTAGAAAAAGATAAAAGATTTGGAATTTTTACAAGAAAACCTGAAAGAGAAGAGGTTATCATTCCAGTTGAGGAAAGATATATCGTTGAGTTGTATTCTAAATAA